The following nucleotide sequence is from Cyclobacteriaceae bacterium.
CTGATCCATCGACGGCTCAAGGAAGGTTTCATTGTAGGGTAATGGTTGCAAAGCGAAGTTGCCGTCTTTGTCGGTCAAGCGATCTAATCCTGATTGCTGAAGGCTTTGTGAGAATACGCTGTTGGTTGGCAATAAGGCGGCGGCCCCTGCAACGATCGCTGATGTCTTTAAGAATTCGTTTCTGTCCATTGTCTTGTTATTTATGGTTTGCGAGTGAGTCTATTAAAGGAACCAATTTTAAGAGGATATCGTCTCTCAACTTCTTGTAGTCGTCGTTCATTGCCTGGACCTCCAACCAATTTCGTGTGTTATTCTTGGTTCCAATATCAGCAGGCAATGGAAAAAAGAGAACAACTTGCTGCGAAGCATCGACGTCGGTCTGATTAATTTTTTGTGGGACAAGAGAATTGTTAAGCAGATTTTCACGCATTAGAAGAGCTCTTGTCTTGGGTGAAATTTCCGCATCAGGATCGGTGCCACGCGATATGGCAAGCCAGGGAATATTTTGCTCTTTTGCGAGTTTGTTAAAGTATGTCGCCGCAATGATGCTCTTGGCTGACCCATGCTCGCAAACAAATACGATCTGGTTTGTTTGGCAATTGGCTTGCCCGACAAAGAGAACCGCAATGTTTAAAAGCCAGGTTGTTTTCATGCAGTTTGGTTGCCACTAAACTAGGGCATCATATTGGAGAAATAGTGGAGTTTCAAACAACCGCAACCGGGCTTTTGCCGAAATGGACTTTAAAAACCTGTTTATTTCCTTGAAACTCATATTTCAACGACCAACCGTTGATGTCGCAAATCTTCTTTGCTATGGCCAGACCCAGCCCCCAGCTGTCCTTTGCTGCTGATTGCTTAAAGAAGCGTTGAAATAGCTTGTTGCGTGGAAGCTCAACTGAATTAGATGTATTTATTATTTCAAATACGTTCTCTGTCACGCGAATGTCGATTGATCCCTTTGCGATGTTATGAAGGAACGAGTTTTTAACAAGGTTCGTCAGTAGCACATCAAGAAGCATGGGGTTTGCCTCTACATACACGCTGTTGAGTTGTAAGGACACCTGGATCTCCAGATTTTCCTGCTGCCCTTCAAAGTAAGTAAGTATTTTTTCTACCAGTATTTTGACGTCATTTTTCTCCGTTTCAAAAAATTGTTGGTTTTCAATCTTCGAGAGGAGCAAAAGCGTTTTGTTTAGCTTTGAAAGACGTCGGGTTGAATCCAGCAACATCCGAATCTTTTCCGAATGGTACTCCGTCAGATTAGCATCACCGATCCACATTTCAAGTTGATTTTGAATCACGGCCAGCGGAGTCTGCATTTCATGCGAAGCGTTCTCAATAAATTGCTTTTGGCTGACAAATGAATTCTGCGCTCTTTCTGTAAGATCAGCTATCGACTTATTCAACTCGTTGAACTCCTCGATCCTTGAATCCAATAACTCAATTCCAGCAGATTTCTCCACCTCAAATTTCTTTAGCTGTTCGAGGCTATGATAAAATGGATACCATAATTTTCCAGAATAAAAGCGTGTCGTAAAATAAAAAACCGCAAGCATCAAAATGAAGATCAAACCTAGTGAAATGACGACCGTATTGATTATCTCAACCGCCTCCAGGTGCGCCTTAACAATTTCAAGCTTGTAGTTTTGATGATCGAATGTAAATGATGTTGTAAGCTTCCGGTACTCATCAAGCTCCTGGTCTGTTTTTTCGAAAATCAGCGTATCCGAATAAACATCGTCGAATGTATATCCGGCTGCTTCGGGGGTAATTGTAAAATCCGTGAAACTGAATTCCTCGTATGGCACCTTACCGTTTCGTGCCGTGAACGTTTCGATGACATAGTTCTTTCGGTTGAAAAGAATTTCATCGATATTTTGTGTCACCTCAAATCGCAGAATGAAATAAAACACACCAAAAAATAGAACCAGCAGACCAAAGAATATGGCCAGATAATTTCGCGATGTCAGATAAAGGAGTTTCAAAGGCTTCATAACTCCATTATTTGATAGCCCACCCCGTAGACATTGCGTATCTCAGCCTTTGCCTCGGCTACTTTCAGTTTCCTTTTCAGGTTCTTCAAGTGAGTAGAAAGGAGATCCAGTGAGAGAGAAGCATCCACATAGTCTCCCCAGATATACTCAAGAAGGGCGTTTTTCGAAATCACGATGTTCTTGTTTGCAATAAGATGCTGAAGAATATCGAATTCTTTTCGTGTCAGGCTGACCTGATCCTGACCGACCTTAACTAACAGTTGCTTCAGGTCAAGTTCTATGTTTGCAAAAGTGATCTTGCGGCTGACGTCGAATTTTTTTCTCCTGATCACCGCCTGTATCCTGGCATTAAGTTCTGAAAGGTGAAACGGCTTGGTGAGGTAGTCGTCAGCTCCGAGATTAAGTCCCTTTATCTTGTCATCAATTGAATTGCGGGCTGATATAATGATTACACCCTCGGATTTGTTTACGTCATTGAGTTCGTCCAGGAGCTTGAATCCACTTCCATCGGGTAGGTTGATGTCTAGCAAAATACAGTCATAGTCGTATAAAGCGATCCTTTCGGACGCTTCCGAATAAGTGCTTACTGCATCGTATGCGTATTTTTCGCGTGTGAGAAAATCAATCAATATTGACTGAAGGTCTTTTTCGTCTTCAACAATCAGGACTTTCATATTATTAGTCTGGACCTACTTACCGGCAAATTTGACAGCAACTTTTTGCTTTGCCCTAATTTCCTCATTTCCTTTGATTACAAGGGTATCACCTTCTTTCAAATTGCCGAAAATCTCTGTTTTATCCGACAGGTTCAATCCCTGCGATACGTCGATCCAGTGCGTTGAATCATTGGAGACCTTGATTACAAACTTTCTTTCAAGAGTTGTGACAACAGATGAGAATGGGACCAGGTACGAATTCTCACTCCTGAAGATATTCATGACAACGTTAGTGAACGATCCCGGCTTTAATGCGCCTTTCTCATTTTGTATTTCAAACTCCCAAATCTCTGTTCTTGTGTCTGCATCTATGGTGCCAGCCTTCCTCATCAAAACGGCATCGAATAATTGATTCGGATTGCTTTTGGTCGAGAACTTTACCTTGTTGTCTTTTAGAGAAACGCCAGTCAGCGCTTCAGGGACGGCAATGCGCAATCTGAGCTTAGAATTATCTTCGATTACCAGTATAGGTTTTCCGCCATTTGGTGCGACATAGGAACCTTCGTTGACGTTCCGCTGCGTGATAGTTCCGTTGAATGGTGCCGCGACCGCTAGATAATTGCCTACTTGCTGAAACGACGCGGCCGAATATCTGGCTGCATTATAATCGGCGCTATCCGTTAGCATTTGATTCTTTGCACGTTCCAATTCACTGGGAGCAATTACACCTTCTGTCTTGGCCGCATCCTTAATCCGATTGTAATTATCAAGGCTTGCCTGGAATTTCGCCTTTGATGCCTGGAATTTTCCATTTGCTTCACCGAGCCTTGACTGTATTTCAGGAGCGTCTATCACTGCAAGTATCTGCCCCCGCTTTACCACGGTGCCAATGTCAACCTTCAACTGCTTTATATATCCCGTCACTTTGGGGTGAATCTCCACATGTTCAAATGCAAAAAGTTCACCGGGAAGGGAAGTCTGCTTTTCTACTTTTCCTTTCTTCAGCGATAACACTTTCAGCGTATCTGGCTTTGGTTCGTTTTTGGTCGTGTTGTTATCGTGTCTCTGACTGCAAGCGGCTAACAGGGAGCCAAAAAATAAGATAACTGCAAAAGATCTCATGGGTTGAAATTGAATGTTTCTATTGTCCAAAATTCACGCTCGTTTCGTCGTCTGGATCAAGAGACGCGCTGATATATTTCTTCTTTCCTGCTATCCGGTTATAGACAACAGGCAAGATGAACAGAACTGTAACCGTTGAAAAGAATAGCCCACCAATAACAGCAATGGCAAGCGGGGCCGTCTGTTCTGCGCCCTCTCCGAACCCTATTGCCATTGGGATCATTCCGGCGATCATTGCTATGGTTGTCATGAGAATTGGACGCAAGCGATTCTTTGCCGCCTCCAGCCCTGCGTTCGTATGGGTGCCCTGCTGTCGCAATCCTTCTGCGGTCGTGATCAACAGAATGGCATTCGACACCGAAACACCAATGGCCATAATTGTCCCCATGAACGACTGAATATTCAAGGTTTTGCCCGTAAGCAATAACAGGAGAAATGATCCGGCTATTACCGCTGGAATAGCTGAAAGTATGATCAGCGAAATGTTAAAAGACTGAAAATTTATCGCGAGCAATAAAAAAATGATTACGATAGCTAGCAGAAGCCCCGTTCCCAGTTCGCGCAACGTTTCATTTAATGTTTCCGCCTGTCCACGTAAATTTATCTTCATACCCGTAGGTATCTGTCCGATTTGTTTTATGGCCATATTCGCGTCTTCGATCGCTGAGCCAAGATCTTTTTTATTGATATTAGCAGTTATAGTAATGTAGCGTTGCTGATTCAGCCTGTCGTATTCGCCTGCGGTATTAGTTTTCCGCCAGTCGGCAACATCTCGCAGGTAGACATTTTGATCACCACGTCCATCAATTGGTATCTGTTCAATTTGGTCTGGGCTGTTCATCCTGAATTGTGGATATTCTACCTGAACTTGATAGGCGTTGCCTGCCGCTTTGTCGAGCCAATACAAGGGCTGCGTCAGACGACTGGAAGATGTAGCGGCTAATACCGATTTAGATGCCTGCTCAACGGAGACACCCATCTGCCCGGCACGGACACGGTCGTAGGTAATTTCAAGACTTGGATAGTCGAGGGGAAGTCCGTATTGAACATCCCTTAAATAGGGAATCTTTTCTAACTCTATTTTTATTTTTTCACCGTACTCACGGCCTTGAGCAAGATTTCTACCCTGAATGGCTATTTCAATGGGCGTATTTGTCCCCAGGCTCATCACCTGATCAACCAGATCAGCCGGTTCAAAAGAAATTAATGCGGATGGCATTTCTTTCTTTACGCTGTCGCGAAGTTGTTCCTTGAATCTGTCAAGCCTTATTCCCGAGTTGTCCTTGAATTTCACTTTCATTAACGATTCGTGGGGACCGCTGGTCCATAAAAAGATGGGGTTGATCGCATAGGTCGGAGGTTGCAGTCCGGCAAAAGACGAAGTAATCGCAATGTTATCCTTGCCCGCCATGCGCTCAATCATCCCGAGAATATTCTTTGTAGCTTGTTCAGTTCGCTCAATCCGTGTTCCGGTGGGCATACGCAATCGAACTTGAAATTGACCCGCATCCACCTGCGGAAATATTTCAGTGCCAATAAAATAATAGCCCAGCCCTGCAATAAGTAGAGCGATAACTAAAAACAGCGGGGCCAGAACATTTGATCGTTGGTTTTGCTTGTCCGAAAATTTGATGTACCAATCTTTAAACCGGTCGAATCTCGGGCTCCGGGTATCGGCTTTGTTCTTTAAAAGCCAATTAGCGACAACAGGAACGAAAGTCTGGGACAGCAGAAATGAAGAAATCATTGCAAAACCGACGGCAAGTGACAGCGGAAGGAACATTGACTTTGGTACCCCTGACATAAAGAGAGAGGGCACAAATACTGCCAGAACGCTGAGCAAAATGAGTAACTTCGCAAGCGCAATTTCCTTACACGCATCAACGATAGCGCGTGCTTTGGATTTTCCGTTCTCCTGGTGGTGATGAATATTTTCAATCGTTACCGTCGCTTCGTCTACTAATATACCCACAGCCAATGCCAGACCACCGAGCGTCATAATATTCAACGACTGCCCAAAGAGGTATAAAAACACAACTGCTGAAAGTAACGCGAGCGGAATGGTGAGAACGACTATAAGTGCACTTCTCCGGTCACCCAAAAACAATAAAACCATTAGCCCTGTGAGGATTGCACCGAGCGCACCTTCAAACAAAAGGCTTCTTAGAGAATTTGCAACGTAGCCGGATTGATCCAGTTCATAAGACACTTTTATGTCTTCTGGAACGGCAGCCTGCATATCAGGGAGTGCCTTCTTTATATTTTGGACAACATCCCAGGTGGAAGCGTCGGCTCTTTTAGTAACCGGAATGTAAACCGAACGCTTCCCATTGATTAGTGCGTAGCCCGAGGTCACATCTGCACCATTGTCAACACTGGCCACGTCCCGCACATATATGGATGCACCGGTCCCAGTCTTAAGAGGTATTGATTCAAGTTCCTTGAAATTGTCAACCACACTATTAGAAGGCGTTATCAGTGTGAAATCTCCCACCCGAAGGTTTCCAGCTGGTGAAATGGTGTTATTCTTCGCGATGGCAGTAACAAGATCATCGGGTGTCAGTCCGTAACTTCTCATTCGTTCGGGGTCGGCCTTGACCAATACCGTTCTTTGATTCCCGCCAAATGGTGGTGGTGCCGAAACTCCAGGCAAAGAAGCAAACATAGGTCGCACCTTAAACAATGCCAGATCCTGAATCTCACCCAATGACCTTGTTTCACTACTGAAGACCAATTGACCGATAGGAACAGAGCCTGCATCATAGCGCATGATAAAGGGTGGCAATGTGCCGGAGGGCATAAATGACCTTGACCTGGCTGCATAGGACACTGTTTCGGCCATCGCCGCAGCCATGTCAGTCCCTTCATGAAATTGCAATTTGATCAATGTTACACCCTGGACAGATTTGCTTTCCACAAATTTGATCCCGGTGATGTAGAGGAAATGATACTCATAGTATGACGTGATAAAACCTTCCATTTGTTGAGGAGAAAGGCCACCGTAGGTTTGAGCAACATAAATAGTAGGTAAGCCAACCGTTGGGAAAATATCAATCTTGGAGTTACGGATGGCGACAGCCGAAAAAATCAAAATAGCCATGATCGTTACGACCACTGTAACAGGTCTGCGTAGTGCGACTTGTATTAAATTCATACCGCTCAATTCACTTGATTCAAAAATATTTCAATGTCGCCTTGAACGGCTGCCTTATAGAGAAGCGCCTTCCACGCCTCCAGATAGGACTTCTTTAATTCCGTCTCCGCTTTTACCAGTGAGTACTGAGCCTGGATCAAATCGGCATAATTGGCGAGACCCGAGTTGTACCTCGTGACCAGCGCGCGGAATGAAAACTCTGCCGACCTATAGAGGACCGGACTCTCTTGAGCAATCTCAACTGCATTTTGGAATGTCAATTCTGCAACCCGATTCTGTTTATTCAGTTCGAGATTCACCTGTTTGAGTCTTTCTTCCTGGGCGCCGATCAATGCGCCTTGTTGCTGAATCTGTTTGTGAACGTCGATAAAGCGAAGTAATGACACACTGAGTTGAACACCTACTCCGTAGTTGTAGCGACTGAACGACAGGCCATCACTTGAATTAACGCTTCCGTCGTAACGGATTCCCGAACCCCTTGCATACCCAGTAGCCCACACGGATAAGTTCGGGTTGAGCGTGCGCCGTACGGAAGTCTGCTGCTGTTGATAAATAAGAAGCTTGCTCTTCGAAAGTGCCAATAACGGGTGACTGTTTGATATGGTGTCGGGAGTGTTTGAAGGAAGAAGGCTGAAATAACTACTATCCTGAGTGTAGGCAGATTCATCACTACCCAGTAATTCCGCCAAGGCGGCTTGTTGCGTTTCCACGTATTTCCTGTAATTGAGCAATTCGATTTTAGCACGGGATAATTCTGCGTGAAACAATGCTGTATCTACGCCGGGATGAAGGCCGCTTGTTGTAAGCGTGCTCACGACTCTCAAATTCTCATTCGAACGCTCCAGGTTTTTGGAATACACCTTTAGAAGTTCATGCGCCATGAGCAAGTCGAGGTAAGTATTGATAAATGTTACCTGATGCTTGAATACCTCGTTGCGTGCATCCGCTTCATTGTATTGAACGCTGGTTTTGGCTAGGTCAATTCGGGACCTCCGTAGGCCAAATGTGAATGGCTCCCATTTGAGTAAAAGGCTCCCGATACTGCCAAAGACCCCACTGGAACTATTATCCGATGAAGGCGGACCAGTCATGGGCACCAGATATTGAGACAGGGCCATACCAGTGATATTATTGTAAGTGGCATAGTTGACCTGATAGGCCGCATCAAGGGATGGTAGGGCTGAATTTCTTACACTGGCAACATTGTATTGGGCAGCTTGGGTTTCCAGCACTTTCGCCTTCAATGATGGGTAATTGGACTCAGCACGTTTCAGTAATTCGTGAAGAGACTGGCTATTCGCCGTTGAAACTGTTAGCAAGCCGATGATGAACCAAAGTATTTTCATCGATTTTTTCCTCAAAGTACATGTCAATAATGGAGGAAAAGTGGAGTTGCAGGAAGATAAAGGCCCGTCGATCGGAATCTTTCTTTAAAAGAAACGGAGGTGACTTTATTTTCCACCTCCGTATATGCAAAACCATCGGTTTCCAATAGACTTCCAGCACGATCCCGAAGGCAGAGTCCGCCACATTGGGTTTCCGAAAAACTTGCCTTATAAATTTACCAATAGTGCGGGAATATTCCGTCACTTAACATTTGGTAAGTATCCATTCACAAGAAAGTCTTTTAACAAGTCTTCGGTGGCATTCAGGATTTTGTCAATTCGCCCATGCGCCGCTTGAACAAGCCGGGGATCAGCATAATAGTTATCCTTATACCTAACGTCAGAGTACGCTTTGTGCAGTAGGTCTAACAGATTTATCTCTTCTTCGGTCGATTCAGGAAAAGCCTCAACAAATATCGAAGTGACATTCCGAAGGAGATGAAACAACTTCTTTAGACTATGCGATGAAGCCCGGTATCCGAGTTCGTTCAAGAGTATTGCTGAACATGCAAGTTCAACGGCTTGGTGAAGTGTAAAAATACTCACATCGTATTTCTCCTTAGTAAGGCAGTTGGTAGCGACTTCATAGAATTCCCTGGCTAGAGAAAATTTAGCACGTGCATTGACTCTGCGAACAATACTGTCGGCATGAGCCTCTGGTTCGTAAGGTGAATTGATTGGCTGATGCTCTCCATAAACCAGTATGCCCGTCTGAAATGCAGTCTGAAAAAAGTGGTTGCCTGATGAGATAGCATCCCTGACAGCCTTGCTGCTGTGCGAGATCGGATTGAATTTGACTGTACTTGTGGAATGTTGCTTTATCTGTTCAGAAGTAAACTCCCTCAGGTTCTTATCGCCTTGTGTCAGTATTATCAGGAGATCGTAGGTCGTGACCAGTGACTGCTCGCTTTCTCTAAATGGGCTCCAAAGACTGAATGCAGAACTTCTGATACCAAAGCAAATTATTGTTTCTGGTCGAATCTTTGGGATCACCACATCTAGAGTGTCCGAGAAATCTCTCTTTTGTGAATCGGTAACCGGCAACTCGTTTTGCATCGAATTTCTTGGGTCAGTCGATGTCACGAAGTTCCTGAAGGATTGCCGATAACTTTCGATGTCGGGCGAGTTCCTTATGTATCTGCACAATTCAGTCCTCATTGTCGAAAGTAGATGGTCATGGAGGTTCTTTGTTCCAATCTCTTTGCGGGAATTCCATAAGGAAACAAATCCGTTGATAAGGACCGTGTCAGCGTCTTCGTGTGTGAACACCTTTTGCGAGATATACTTATAAAGACTTTCGGCATAACGGCGGTAAATGATCTCAAAAGCATTCGGGTCATCGTTCCTCAAAGCGCCAAGCAAAACTTCGTCATTAGCTCTGGAGTCCATGAGGAATCAGGATTAGCGTTCATACATATTCTTGCTACAGTGTTTGCCTTCATCTTCGGCGACGTCGAGGACATGAAAGAACATTTCCAATCCGTCGATTAATTCAGCGTAATAGTTTGGCACACCCACGTCGCAATCTTTAGAGATTTCCAGAGTGGCATCCCGTAAGCTTCGGCTGAAATGTTTGGGAGATACAAAACTCAGGAAATGAGCAAACTTCTCCTGCAATTCAATACTTAGGATAGGTTCTGCTTTCCGTGGCTTAGTCTTCCTGCACTTCGCCTTCTTCTTCGGTTTCTTTGCCATCTTCTGTACTGGTTTCGATTTGCTTCAATGTTCCTTCTCCCTCACCAGATAAAGCCTTCAATCTTGGAGAGCCACTGTACAAAAGGCAGCCCTTTCCATCCAGCCGCGCCGTTAGTTCATCTTCGATTGCGAGCATGACCTCACCTGAATCTTTGATAGTCACTTTAGCCGATGTCGTTTCAAGATTGGCGCCGTCAATAGTTGCTGTTCCTGTATTAAGAACAATTGTTTCGTCCGAGGAACCGGTGACGGTCAGTGAGCCAGACTTGGTTAAGGTTAAATCCACCACCAGAGTTTCTACATCAAGTTCAATTGATCCCCTGCCGTTTTGGACTACGCCAAGTCTGTCGGTTTCAATGGTTCCATCACACTTGACTTTGCCTGAATGATGAACGACCAATCCACTTAGAGTCCTGTAGGTGATATAGATTGTCGCCTGGATCAACTCTGGCTCCACCTTCCCCGTGACAATGAAGAGACGTCGGTTTTCTACGAACGCAAGTATATAATTGTCCGGGTTCGCCTCTGATATTATCTCCAACTCTTCCTTGTCACCCGGGATGAGTACTATATCGGCGAATGTGTCAAGCGCAATGCTGTCGAATGGAGCAAGGTTTCGAAAGTCAGCTTTCCCTGTCCTTGCTACTGGACCGGGCTCAACATAGTCGGTTCCCTTTAGCTTTGCCTTATTTCGTCTTTGAGCCCGCCGCTCGATGACAAGATCTACGTAGGCTCGGAATACCTGCCTCATGACCGAATCGTTGTCGTCTGCGTCGATCTTTTCGCTGTGCCTTTCCAGGATGTTATCGATCTGGGTGAACACATTGTCAGCATGGTCATCCAGACCTAGGCATACAGCAATTGGGGCATTGAAATGGCGTTCGTACGGGGAGTCGGACACTCCGATATTCTGGAGTTCATTAAAGAATTTGCGGCCTTTCAACTCTTCGCCGATCAGGAAAAGAGCCATTTCGACCTTTTTCGGAAGTTTTACAAATGGG
It contains:
- a CDS encoding HAMP domain-containing histidine kinase, which gives rise to MKPLKLLYLTSRNYLAIFFGLLVLFFGVFYFILRFEVTQNIDEILFNRKNYVIETFTARNGKVPYEEFSFTDFTITPEAAGYTFDDVYSDTLIFEKTDQELDEYRKLTTSFTFDHQNYKLEIVKAHLEAVEIINTVVISLGLIFILMLAVFYFTTRFYSGKLWYPFYHSLEQLKKFEVEKSAGIELLDSRIEEFNELNKSIADLTERAQNSFVSQKQFIENASHEMQTPLAVIQNQLEMWIGDANLTEYHSEKIRMLLDSTRRLSKLNKTLLLLSKIENQQFFETEKNDVKILVEKILTYFEGQQENLEIQVSLQLNSVYVEANPMLLDVLLTNLVKNSFLHNIAKGSIDIRVTENVFEIINTSNSVELPRNKLFQRFFKQSAAKDSWGLGLAIAKKICDINGWSLKYEFQGNKQVFKVHFGKSPVAVV
- a CDS encoding response regulator transcription factor, which gives rise to MKVLIVEDEKDLQSILIDFLTREKYAYDAVSTYSEASERIALYDYDCILLDINLPDGSGFKLLDELNDVNKSEGVIIISARNSIDDKIKGLNLGADDYLTKPFHLSELNARIQAVIRRKKFDVSRKITFANIELDLKQLLVKVGQDQVSLTRKEFDILQHLIANKNIVISKNALLEYIWGDYVDASLSLDLLSTHLKNLKRKLKVAEAKAEIRNVYGVGYQIMEL
- a CDS encoding efflux RND transporter periplasmic adaptor subunit — protein: MRSFAVILFFGSLLAACSQRHDNNTTKNEPKPDTLKVLSLKKGKVEKQTSLPGELFAFEHVEIHPKVTGYIKQLKVDIGTVVKRGQILAVIDAPEIQSRLGEANGKFQASKAKFQASLDNYNRIKDAAKTEGVIAPSELERAKNQMLTDSADYNAARYSAASFQQVGNYLAVAAPFNGTITQRNVNEGSYVAPNGGKPILVIEDNSKLRLRIAVPEALTGVSLKDNKVKFSTKSNPNQLFDAVLMRKAGTIDADTRTEIWEFEIQNEKGALKPGSFTNVVMNIFRSENSYLVPFSSVVTTLERKFVIKVSNDSTHWIDVSQGLNLSDKTEIFGNLKEGDTLVIKGNEEIRAKQKVAVKFAGK
- a CDS encoding efflux RND transporter permease subunit; protein product: MNLIQVALRRPVTVVVTIMAILIFSAVAIRNSKIDIFPTVGLPTIYVAQTYGGLSPQQMEGFITSYYEYHFLYITGIKFVESKSVQGVTLIKLQFHEGTDMAAAMAETVSYAARSRSFMPSGTLPPFIMRYDAGSVPIGQLVFSSETRSLGEIQDLALFKVRPMFASLPGVSAPPPFGGNQRTVLVKADPERMRSYGLTPDDLVTAIAKNNTISPAGNLRVGDFTLITPSNSVVDNFKELESIPLKTGTGASIYVRDVASVDNGADVTSGYALINGKRSVYIPVTKRADASTWDVVQNIKKALPDMQAAVPEDIKVSYELDQSGYVANSLRSLLFEGALGAILTGLMVLLFLGDRRSALIVVLTIPLALLSAVVFLYLFGQSLNIMTLGGLALAVGILVDEATVTIENIHHHQENGKSKARAIVDACKEIALAKLLILLSVLAVFVPSLFMSGVPKSMFLPLSLAVGFAMISSFLLSQTFVPVVANWLLKNKADTRSPRFDRFKDWYIKFSDKQNQRSNVLAPLFLVIALLIAGLGYYFIGTEIFPQVDAGQFQVRLRMPTGTRIERTEQATKNILGMIERMAGKDNIAITSSFAGLQPPTYAINPIFLWTSGPHESLMKVKFKDNSGIRLDRFKEQLRDSVKKEMPSALISFEPADLVDQVMSLGTNTPIEIAIQGRNLAQGREYGEKIKIELEKIPYLRDVQYGLPLDYPSLEITYDRVRAGQMGVSVEQASKSVLAATSSSRLTQPLYWLDKAAGNAYQVQVEYPQFRMNSPDQIEQIPIDGRGDQNVYLRDVADWRKTNTAGEYDRLNQQRYITITANINKKDLGSAIEDANMAIKQIGQIPTGMKINLRGQAETLNETLRELGTGLLLAIVIIFLLLAINFQSFNISLIILSAIPAVIAGSFLLLLLTGKTLNIQSFMGTIMAIGVSVSNAILLITTAEGLRQQGTHTNAGLEAAKNRLRPILMTTIAMIAGMIPMAIGFGEGAEQTAPLAIAVIGGLFFSTVTVLFILPVVYNRIAGKKKYISASLDPDDETSVNFGQ
- a CDS encoding TolC family protein, which encodes MKILWFIIGLLTVSTANSQSLHELLKRAESNYPSLKAKVLETQAAQYNVASVRNSALPSLDAAYQVNYATYNNITGMALSQYLVPMTGPPSSDNSSSGVFGSIGSLLLKWEPFTFGLRRSRIDLAKTSVQYNEADARNEVFKHQVTFINTYLDLLMAHELLKVYSKNLERSNENLRVVSTLTTSGLHPGVDTALFHAELSRAKIELLNYRKYVETQQAALAELLGSDESAYTQDSSYFSLLPSNTPDTISNSHPLLALSKSKLLIYQQQQTSVRRTLNPNLSVWATGYARGSGIRYDGSVNSSDGLSFSRYNYGVGVQLSVSLLRFIDVHKQIQQQGALIGAQEERLKQVNLELNKQNRVAELTFQNAVEIAQESPVLYRSAEFSFRALVTRYNSGLANYADLIQAQYSLVKAETELKKSYLEAWKALLYKAAVQGDIEIFLNQVN
- a CDS encoding HEPN domain-containing protein, which gives rise to MDSRANDEVLLGALRNDDPNAFEIIYRRYAESLYKYISQKVFTHEDADTVLINGFVSLWNSRKEIGTKNLHDHLLSTMRTELCRYIRNSPDIESYRQSFRNFVTSTDPRNSMQNELPVTDSQKRDFSDTLDVVIPKIRPETIICFGIRSSAFSLWSPFRESEQSLVTTYDLLIILTQGDKNLREFTSEQIKQHSTSTVKFNPISHSSKAVRDAISSGNHFFQTAFQTGILVYGEHQPINSPYEPEAHADSIVRRVNARAKFSLAREFYEVATNCLTKEKYDVSIFTLHQAVELACSAILLNELGYRASSHSLKKLFHLLRNVTSIFVEAFPESTEEEINLLDLLHKAYSDVRYKDNYYADPRLVQAAHGRIDKILNATEDLLKDFLVNGYLPNVK